In one Mucilaginibacter ginsenosidivorax genomic region, the following are encoded:
- a CDS encoding SDR family NAD(P)-dependent oxidoreductase, with protein sequence MKNQDLNGKLALVIGGTSGMGKATASLLAESGASVIVASKTKDSVIATVNDLSNNNPEITVTGKVVDITNIESVTAFIAEIEKESKIDYLVNASGIFRPKPFLETTPDEYAALLDINTGFYFISQAVAKKMKENGGGAIVNIGSYWSENVVKGMPTSAYSIAKAGLHALTKHLAVELAPENIRVNAIAPGLFVTNVLNDVVGVEKVEETYNSLLGLNPLGKNGKPEQAASAIVFLLSDESAFTTGAILAVDGGMSTGRG encoded by the coding sequence ATGAAAAATCAAGATTTAAACGGGAAATTAGCCCTGGTGATCGGTGGAACCAGTGGGATGGGAAAAGCAACAGCATCATTGCTTGCTGAAAGCGGCGCAAGCGTTATTGTAGCCAGTAAAACAAAAGATTCAGTTATAGCAACAGTAAATGATCTTTCTAACAACAATCCTGAAATCACGGTTACAGGTAAAGTTGTTGACATTACCAACATTGAAAGTGTAACGGCATTCATTGCCGAAATCGAAAAGGAAAGCAAAATTGATTACCTGGTAAACGCATCAGGTATCTTTAGGCCGAAACCTTTTTTGGAAACAACCCCAGATGAGTACGCTGCGCTGCTGGATATCAACACAGGTTTCTACTTTATCTCACAGGCGGTAGCCAAGAAAATGAAAGAAAACGGTGGCGGCGCTATTGTAAACATTGGTTCTTACTGGTCAGAAAATGTTGTAAAGGGCATGCCGACTTCAGCTTATTCAATAGCCAAAGCAGGTTTGCACGCGTTAACCAAACACCTTGCAGTTGAGTTGGCGCCTGAAAATATCAGGGTAAACGCTATCGCTCCCGGTCTTTTTGTGACCAATGTGTTGAACGATGTTGTGGGTGTTGAAAAGGTTGAAGAAACCTACAACAGCCTGTTAGGTCTCAACCCACTCGGTAAAAACGGCAAGCCTGAACAAGCGGCAAGCGCGATTGTATTCCTTTTGTCTGACGAAAGTGCATTTACAACCGGAGCTATTTTAGCAGTAGATGGTGGCATGTCAACAGGTCGCGGTTGA